A single Metarhizium brunneum chromosome 5, complete sequence DNA region contains:
- the YAE1 gene encoding Protein YAE1, with product MHFQPIENSFEDAYVSHLGGGPRVELHASLDQLDDVFGSTPASPAEPEAQSSSHPSDIRRLETEHTNAGYREGITVAKEASIQGGFDEGFSLGATIGLRAGQLLGMVEGIADAVKGQPGEAAETAEKLLNEARDELSTGRIFSTEYWAPDGTWNYDVTAQDGDQILFPDVAAAHPLIQKWSRVVDEQTNMWHIQVSILDDDANGPRLDTASVEPPLNVSAPTRSKQSLDW from the coding sequence ATGCATTTCCAGCCCATAGAGAACTCCTTCGAGGATGCCTATGTTTCCCACCTTGGCGGAGGGCCTAGAGTAGAACTGCACGCAAGCCTCGATcagctcgacgacgtctttGGTTCCACGCCAGCTTCACCAGCCGAGCCAGAGGCGCAGAGCAGCTCTCATCCTTCAGACATAAGGCGGCTGGAAACTGAACACACAAATGCCGGATATCGAGAAGGCATCACCGTAGCCAAGGAGGCGAGCATTCAGGGTGGATTCGACGAGGGCTTTAGTCTAGGGGCAACTATTGGATTGCGGGCCGGGCAGCTACTCGGCATGGTTGAAGGCATTGCCGATGCGGTCAAGGGCCAACCAGGCGAGGCGGCAGAGACGGCAGAAAAGTTGCTAAACGAAGCCAGGGACGAGCTGAGTACTGGCAGAATTTTTTCGACAGAGTATTGGGCACCAGATGGCACCTGGAACTACGACGTGACCGCCCAAGACGGTGATCAAATTCTATTCCCCGACGTGGCTGCTGCGCACCCTTTGATACAGAAATGGAGCAGGGTCGTTGACGAACAGACGAACATGTGGCATATTCAAGTGTCTATTttggatgatgatgccaatgGGCCGCGTCTGGACACAGCTTCGGTTGAGCCACCACTCAACGTATCTGCCCCTACACGATCAAAGCAATCTCTGGATTGGTGA